The Mesoplasma tabanidae sequence AGTGAAAATGAAGAAGAATATAAAGGGAAAGTTTTTGTTTGTGACACTAACGGAGTAAGTATTATTAACCAAGAATTTGTAAAAAAAGTAGCCTTTTGAATTGCGCAAAATAAAAAAGGATTTGAAATAATGGAACTTGTATCAAAATCAAATGAAGATTTCATTGGTTATATTATTCCAAAGACTTTGGACACGTTAAAGCGTGGAGGAAGAATAAGTCTTGCAGCTGCTAGCTTAGCAAAAATGCTAAAAATTGTACCAATACTTAGATACGATGGAAAAATAGATAAAGAAGCTACAGCAAGAACTTTTAAAAAAGCTATTAATGAAGCTTTAGATTTAATTAAGAAAAATGCAAAAGGTGTTAAAACTGTTGATATTTCTTATTCAAGAATGGATCCAGAAACACTAACAGAAGTTGTAAAAATAATTGAAGAAAAAGGATTTACTATAAATTTAAAAAGTCAGATAACAAGTGTTATTGCAGCACACACAGGAAAAGAAACATTGGCTATTGCCGCATGAAAGAAATAGGAGGATTTATGAAAATAGTTATTTTATTAGACAGCTCGGGAACTAACTCATCAGAAAAAATTAAAAATAAAAATATTGATGTTTTACCACTGCACTTTACTTTTCCAAATGGAACAGACATGTTAGATACACCAAAAGAAGTAAAGGAAAGAGAAATTATAAAACTTATTTCAGAAGGAGTTGATATTAAAACAAGCCAAGCTAGTCCTGGAGAAGTTGAAAATAAATATGATGAACTTTTACAAACTTATGATCATGTTTATCATATACCTATTACTGGAAACTTATCAAGTATGCTACAAACTGCTATGATGGTCTCAAGAGATGAAAAATATATTGGGAAAGTAACAGTTTATGAAAATTTAAACATTGCTGCCCAAGCAATTGAACAAACAGCATTATACATTTGTAAACTTATTGAAGAAGGCAAAATTACAACGCCAGAACAAATTACTGAAGCAATCAAAGAATATGAAAAAACAATGTATATTGCTATCCTTCCGGGAGATCTTAAAAGATTAACTAGCGGTGGGAGAGGCAAAAAAGCAGTTACAACAGTTTTAAACCTTTTAAAAACTAAAGTCTTAATTAAGTGAGAAGCAGAACCAAAAAAAGAAGCAATGGGAAGAACAATTCATTCAATTATGGATAGAATAATTAAAGTTTACAATGAAAATTATAAAACGGGTTATGAAATGGTATTTGTTAGAACACCTTTGACAGCTTCAAAAATTTATGAAGCTGCTAGAAATGCATTGGTTGAAGGAAAAGTAAATTTTTCAGAAGAATTGGTACCTAATATTTACACAGCTCATGCTGGTGTTGATACAATAGCATTCATTATTACTAAAAAAATATAAAAAAATGTCTTTTAAAGACATTTTTTTATATTGAATATAGCACTTTTATTATTATAAAAATATATCGCACTAATTTCTTTAATTGGCAGAGGTAACAAGACTTGAACTCGTGACACTCGGTTTTGGAGACCGATGTTCTACCAACTGAACTATACCTCTAAAAAAGTACTCTATTAATGAGCACCTTGTTTTTATAATGGCAGGGGCAGCAAGACTCGAACTCGCGACACTCGGTTTTGAAGACCGATGTTCTGCCAACTGAACTATGCCCCTATTAAACACTTAAATATTATAAATAAAAAAATGTAATTTTTCAATCTTAATATTCAAAGCGCTAATTTCTTTTTTTGTTACAGCGTTCACAAATAACATGCAGCTCTATTTTAAGGTGCTCAAGTTTTTGGCTTTTATCTACAATTAATGTTTTAAACTCATCAAAATTTATATTTTTAATTTTTTCTGTTGAAACATGTTCTATATTCCCACATTTATCACATTTAATATGTGCAGATTTATTAGTTGAAAGTTCGTATCAAATATTTTTACCATCAAACGTATTTGATGATATTATGTGTTCCTTTAATAATAAATCCATAGTATTATAAATACTCGCTAAATTAACATTTGATAAATTTTTCTCAAGTTTAAGAGTTAATTGTTGTATATTGATATGTTCTGAAATAATAATAAGCTTAATAATATTAGATCTTATCTCAGTTATTTTTATTGATTTTACTTTTAACTGATCAATAATTTCATTGTATTTAGCTTGTTGAGCTTTTTTTAACTTTAACATAATTACTTTGTTAACTCTGCAATAACATTTTCTAAGTCTTTTATTGTTTTGATTTCTAAAAGTTTATCATCTGGAACAAATATTGAAAGACGATCCTCTAGAATTGTAATCATATCCATTAAATCTAATGAATCAAGACCAATTGATGAAAATTGAGTTTGAGTTGTCAAGTTTCCTTTAGCACCTTTGCTTTTTAATTCTTTAATAATTTCGTTATGTATATTCATTTTTAATCACCTAAACAAATTATATCATTTATTGGCCTTTTTCTAATTGGTAAAATCACTTATAATGTTTGAATTCATTTCATATATCTACTATAACTTTATTTTCTTCAAAATCAAAACTTATATTTTCTATATGAGATTGATTTTCAATTTTTAGTAAAAATGCGCTGATAAATTTATCATTGTCTATATCACCATTTTTATTTATGAATGTGTGCCATTCATTATCATTAAAAGTAACTTTTTTTATGTTTAAATTATCAACTTGATTACGACCAAAAAAGTTTGCATTAATAATTGCAAAATATAAACTTAAAAGACCTGATGCTAAAAGAACTAAAATTATGACTTGTTTAAGATACTTCATATAATTTTAATGCCTCCTTGATTTCATCACTAGTTAATAAAATTAGAATGTTTCAAAATTCTGAGTTAAATTTATATATAAACTTATTGCTTTTAATAATTTCAAATTTTAATGAATCAATCAACTGAAAATTAGAATAAGATTTTATTGGAATAGGAAATATTAAATTTTCTCCAAACACTTCAAGATTGAGATTTATTGATTGCTTTTTACTTCAATTAAAAGGATTAAAATAAAGTCCTTTTTCTCCTTCATTCAAAATAACTTTTTTATTTTTTTCATCTAACAAAGATTTTTCTAAATATACAACCTTATATACTCCTAAACTTTCCAAAAGTTTAGGTTCAAAATTACCAGCGTAATAATTCTTAAATTGTATTTCATCATTTAATTTAAAATCATTTAGTTTTACAGCTGGAAAAATTTTATTATTTTTAATTTGTTGTATTTCATACATTAGCAATTGATTATGATTTATTAAGTGCTGATTTTTTTCAGCAAAGTTTATATTTATTTCTGAAAATTCATCATAATATTTATTAACTTCAAGATTATTGAATTTTAAGTTTACATTAGCTTCTAAAAGACATTCAGAAGTTCACATTTTATTTTTGTTTTTTATATCATAATAAGTTAAATAATTAACTAAATTTATATTTATTTCATCATCTTTTTTAACAAACTTAGGATTTATTTTAATAATTCCTTTTGACCTATAATTTAATGTATTGAAATCATGACTTAAACCAAAAGTCAAATTTATATAATGTTCTTGCTTAAGTGCTACAGGTATCTCAAACTCAAAAAATAATTTGTTTTCATTATCAATTAAGTAATTTTTTGAAATTGCTGTAACTGGTTTTATTTCTTTTAAATCAGACGTATAAAGTTTAAAATCTAAATTTGCAATATTGTATTTCTCCTTATATTGCGATAAGTCAGCCATATTTGGATTTAAGTTTAAACATACAAGCATTTTATAATAGCTATTTTTGTTTATAGTATAAGGTTTATTAAAAAAGACTATTTCTGGTGATAAAAAAGACTGGTTGCTATTTGAAATAATATTATCAACAATAATATCTGTATTTATTTTTTGTTCTGACTGAATTATCATTTTGCTCACCTCATTTATAATTAAGCAAAAATACAAAAAAAATAAGATGATAATACATCTTATTATTATTTTTAATTAAGCGATAGCTTGTTTAGCTTTTTGATAAGTTGCATCTAAAGCATCACATGATTTTTTAAATGCTTCTTGTTCTGCGGCAGTTAAATCTCATTCAATAATTGTTTCTCATCCTTTTGATCCTAAAATTACAGGAACTCCAGTGTAGAAACCTTTTTGTCCATACTCACCATTTAATTTAGCACCAACCATAAATGTTGTTTTTTCATCTCTTAAAATTGCTGCTGAAATAGCTGCTAAACATACACCAATTCCATAGTAAGTAGCACCTTTACGTTCAATAATTTCATATGCCATTCTAATAGCTCTTGTTCAACATTCTTCTAAATCAGCATCAGTAATTTTTCCTTCAGCTAAGTATTTGCTTATTGGTTGTCCCATAACTGTCGCTTTTGAGTAAGCAGCAACTGATGAATCACCATGTTCTCCCATAATGTAAGCATTAACTGATTTTGGAGCAACATTTAATTTTTCAGCAACTAATCTTCTTAATCTTGCTGAATCAAGAGTTGTTCCAGCTCCAACTACTGAATGCTCATCATAACCAGTTACTTGTTGGTAAACAGTTGTTAAAACATCACATGGATTCGAAGCAATAACTGTCACTCCATTAAATCCTGATGCTTTAATTGCTTCAGCGATTCCTTTCATAA is a genomic window containing:
- a CDS encoding Fur family transcriptional regulator, with product MLKLKKAQQAKYNEIIDQLKVKSIKITEIRSNIIKLIIISEHINIQQLTLKLEKNLSNVNLASIYNTMDLLLKEHIISSNTFDGKNIWYELSTNKSAHIKCDKCGNIEHVSTEKIKNINFDEFKTLIVDKSQKLEHLKIELHVICERCNKKRN
- a CDS encoding acyl carrier protein; this encodes MNIHNEIIKELKSKGAKGNLTTQTQFSSIGLDSLDLMDMITILEDRLSIFVPDDKLLEIKTIKDLENVIAELTK
- a CDS encoding L-lactate dehydrogenase, encoding MKKTSNKVVLVGTGAVGMSFIYSAVNQGLAEEYVLIDVNTKAAEGNAIDIQDTMAVLDKPFTIKAGTYEDCKDADLIVITAGRPQRPGETRLELIADNSRIMKGIAEAIKASGFNGVTVIASNPCDVLTTVYQQVTGYDEHSVVGAGTTLDSARLRRLVAEKLNVAPKSVNAYIMGEHGDSSVAAYSKATVMGQPISKYLAEGKITDADLEECWTRAIRMAYEIIERKGATYYGIGVCLAAISAAILRDEKTTFMVGAKLNGEYGQKGFYTGVPVILGSKGWETIIEWDLTAAEQEAFKKSCDALDATYQKAKQAIA
- a CDS encoding DegV family protein, yielding MKIAILTDSSFDGNLKSFKDLYQAPLLIVEEDGTTHFSDDKLDDNFFYDLLDKQVLKTAQTTPGEMLKVWDELLTEYDQIIFLPLSKGLSGQFNTYRMLSENEEEYKGKVFVCDTNGVSIINQEFVKKVAFWIAQNKKGFEIMELVSKSNEDFIGYIIPKTLDTLKRGGRISLAAASLAKMLKIVPILRYDGKIDKEATARTFKKAINEALDLIKKNAKGVKTVDISYSRMDPETLTEVVKIIEEKGFTINLKSQITSVIAAHTGKETLAIAAWKK
- a CDS encoding DegV family protein gives rise to the protein MKIVILLDSSGTNSSEKIKNKNIDVLPLHFTFPNGTDMLDTPKEVKEREIIKLISEGVDIKTSQASPGEVENKYDELLQTYDHVYHIPITGNLSSMLQTAMMVSRDEKYIGKVTVYENLNIAAQAIEQTALYICKLIEEGKITTPEQITEAIKEYEKTMYIAILPGDLKRLTSGGRGKKAVTTVLNLLKTKVLIKWEAEPKKEAMGRTIHSIMDRIIKVYNENYKTGYEMVFVRTPLTASKIYEAARNALVEGKVNFSEELVPNIYTAHAGVDTIAFIITKKI